The sequence GTCCGCGCGCCCTCGATCGTCCAGTGGCCCGAGTTGTGCGGGCGCATGGCGAGCTCGTTGACCAGGATGCCGTCGGGGGTCTCGAACAGCTCGACGGCGAGCATGCCGACGACGCCGAGCCGGTCGGCGATCCGCACGGCGAGCTCCTGCGCCGCGGCCGCCCGCTCCTCGGACAGACCGGGTGCCGGGGCGATCACCTCCGCGCAGACGCCGTCGCGCTGGACCGTCTCGACGACCGGCCACACGGCCACCTGCCCGAAGGGCGACCGGGCCACCTGCGCCGACAGTTCCCGGACCATCGCCACCCGCTGCTCGGCCAGGAGCGTGCCGTGCCGCTCCAGCAGCGACGCCGCCTCCACGACGTCGCGGACGACGAAGACCCCCTTCCCGTCGTAGCCGCCGCGCGGGGTCTTGAGCACCACCGGCCAGCGGTGGGCGGTGGCGAACACCTCGACGTCGGCCGCCGAGGACACCTCCGCCCACGCCGGCTGCGGCTCCCCCGCCTCGCCGAGCGCGCGCCGGAGGACGAGCTTGTCCTGGGCGTGCACGAGCGCCCCCGGGCTCGGGGCGACCCGAGTACCGGCCGCCTCGAGCGCTTCGAGGTGGTCGGTCGGCACGTGCTCGTGGTCGAAGGTGACGACGGTGGCGCCGCCGGCCACCGCGCGCAGGGCGTCGAGGTCCCGGTGGTCGCCGAAGCGCACGTCGGCGGCGACGAGCGCGGCCGACTCATCGGGGCCGGCGGCCAGGACCCGGAGCGACTGGCCGAGCGCGACGGCCGCCTGGTGGGTCATCCGGGCGAGCTGGCCGCCGCCGATCATGGCCACCACGGGGAGTGCGGTGTGCGGGTGCAGAGGCGCAGGCATGGTGCCCGAAGGCTAGCGGCGTCCCCGGGCCGCGCGGCGAGCGCCCGGGACCGGCGCCTCCGTACAGTGCTGGCGTGGGCCTCGTCGTGCGGTTGCGTCAGCTCCTGCGCGCCGGTGAGCGACGGCTGGTGCGCGAGCTCGGGGCGTTCGGCGTCGTGGGCGCGGTGTGCTTCGCCATCGACGTCGGGCTGTTCCAGCTCCTGTACGCCCACGTCGGTGCCGGAGCGGTGACGTCGAAACTGCTGGCCACCCTCGTGTCGATGTCGGTCGCCTTCGTCGGGCACCGGTTCTGGTCCTTCGCCCACCGGGCGCGCACCGGCCTCCGGCGCGAGTACTGGCGCTTCGCCGCGGTCAACGGGGCCGCGCTCGTGGTGGGTCTCGGAATCGTCGCATTCGTCCGCTACCCGCTCGACCAGCAGAGCGCTCTGGTGCTCCAGGGCGCGAACCTCGTCTCGATCGCGTTGGGGACAGTGCTGCGCTTCCTCGGGTACCGCCGCTGGGTCTTCCCGCCGCGGACGTCCGCGGCGCCGCCAGATCCGGTCC is a genomic window of Blastococcus sp. HT6-30 containing:
- a CDS encoding GtrA family protein, with protein sequence MGLVVRLRQLLRAGERRLVRELGAFGVVGAVCFAIDVGLFQLLYAHVGAGAVTSKLLATLVSMSVAFVGHRFWSFAHRARTGLRREYWRFAAVNGAALVVGLGIVAFVRYPLDQQSALVLQGANLVSIALGTVLRFLGYRRWVFPPRTSAAPPDPVPAAAPGGPVGRA
- a CDS encoding 5-(carboxyamino)imidazole ribonucleotide synthase, whose protein sequence is MPAPLHPHTALPVVAMIGGGQLARMTHQAAVALGQSLRVLAAGPDESAALVAADVRFGDHRDLDALRAVAGGATVVTFDHEHVPTDHLEALEAAGTRVAPSPGALVHAQDKLVLRRALGEAGEPQPAWAEVSSAADVEVFATAHRWPVVLKTPRGGYDGKGVFVVRDVVEAASLLERHGTLLAEQRVAMVRELSAQVARSPFGQVAVWPVVETVQRDGVCAEVIAPAPGLSEERAAAAQELAVRIADRLGVVGMLAVELFETPDGILVNELAMRPHNSGHWTIEGARTSQFEQHLRAVLDYPLGSTAMTAPVAVMANVLGGAAAAEDWSGPALDERIHHFMAHWPDVKLHWYGKTQRRGRKLGHVTALGDDVAEVRARAVAAARYLADGVVDPAFAFEHDH